The Deinococcus sonorensis KR-87 genome includes a window with the following:
- a CDS encoding EamA family transporter, which produces MPLRAFLLALLVTFIWGVNFVVIKLSVDGAPPLLVAALRFALAALPAVFFLKRPAVPLRLLIGYGLTVGLVQFGLLYVAVELGMSAGLASLLMQLQAFFTALLSAAVLRERLQPNQIGGMTLAFLGMLLIGLGGTHQGGLLSFGLVLLAALGWAVSNLQVRQAGNADVISLVVWSSLVSPVPLFIGSGLLSGWTPTVQALLGGGLGFWAAVAFMGYFNTVLGFGLWSRLIQQYGAARVAPLSLMVPVFGLLSSALYFHEAFPPLKALAALLVFLGLLLHVFGGRWLSAWQARPPLSSRR; this is translated from the coding sequence ATGCCTCTGCGCGCGTTTCTGCTGGCCCTGCTCGTCACCTTCATCTGGGGGGTCAACTTCGTGGTCATCAAACTCAGCGTGGACGGGGCGCCGCCGCTGCTGGTGGCCGCGCTGCGTTTCGCGCTGGCCGCGCTGCCGGCGGTGTTCTTCCTGAAGCGCCCGGCGGTGCCGCTGCGGCTGCTGATCGGGTACGGCCTGACGGTGGGGCTGGTGCAGTTCGGGCTGCTGTATGTGGCGGTCGAGCTGGGCATGAGCGCCGGGCTGGCCTCGCTGCTGATGCAGCTGCAGGCCTTCTTCACGGCGCTGCTCAGCGCGGCGGTGCTGCGTGAGCGGCTGCAGCCCAACCAGATCGGCGGCATGACGCTGGCCTTCCTGGGCATGCTCCTGATCGGGCTGGGCGGCACCCACCAGGGCGGCCTGCTCAGCTTCGGGCTGGTGCTGCTGGCCGCACTCGGCTGGGCGGTCAGCAACCTGCAGGTGCGGCAGGCCGGCAACGCCGACGTGATCTCGCTGGTGGTGTGGTCGTCGCTGGTGTCGCCGGTGCCGCTGTTCATCGGCTCGGGGCTGCTGTCCGGCTGGACGCCGACCGTGCAGGCGCTGCTGGGTGGCGGGCTGGGGTTCTGGGCGGCGGTGGCGTTCATGGGCTACTTCAACACGGTGCTGGGCTTCGGGCTGTGGAGCCGCCTGATCCAGCAGTACGGGGCGGCGCGGGTCGCACCCCTGTCGCTGATGGTGCCGGTGTTCGGGCTGCTCAGCAGCGCCCTGTACTTCCACGAGGCCTTTCCGCCGCTCAAGGCGCTGGCGGCGCTGCTGGTGTTCCTGGGCCTGCTGCTGCACGTGTTCGGGGGCCGCTGGCTCAGCGCGTGGCAGGCCCGGCCGCCGCTCAGCTCGCGTCGGTGA
- a CDS encoding NAD(P)H-dependent oxidoreductase subunit E — protein MPPVHFRTHGHLLLCQHVNCEARGARLLYSALWNALDRERLAYFKSGGTVRLTASGCLGACSFGPVLCVYRERAGQLEEGWYAAADLPLALQVARATHEQTALPDDRKYGP, from the coding sequence ATGCCGCCCGTTCACTTCCGAACCCATGGTCACCTGCTGCTCTGCCAGCACGTCAACTGCGAGGCGCGCGGCGCCCGGCTGCTGTACAGCGCTCTGTGGAACGCCCTGGACCGCGAGCGGCTGGCCTACTTCAAGTCGGGCGGGACCGTGCGGCTGACCGCCAGCGGCTGTCTGGGGGCCTGCAGCTTCGGGCCGGTGCTGTGCGTGTACCGCGAACGGGCCGGACAGCTGGAAGAGGGCTGGTACGCCGCCGCCGACCTGCCGCTGGCGCTGCAGGTGGCGCGGGCCACCCACGAGCAGACCGCCCTGCCGGACGACCGGAAGTACGGTCCGTGA
- a CDS encoding adenosylcobalamin-dependent ribonucleoside-diphosphate reductase, whose amino-acid sequence MTTPAVPTALQNFDENAHHIARRQYFQPGDGDLAGLFRRVAEWVAQAEAPEARLGWAQRYYDLMAGKRFCPGGRVMAGAGTQHGNVLNCFVQGATEHDPSSFEGVMEVARKLALVTKVGGGNGVNLDVYHPRGEQSRSDAGVRGWAYMSSGHADVQDFIEGMMRPPTQPDGDKQPVSVRNWTRVVYGQAIRPELVALARQNGVQIVRALPEGVLNVEDDMGGIIDAARAVAEHGKLGLEPRIDLSGMRPEGAPIKGSGGTSSGPVSFLLEIFDNFLEWANRGGEQAGPINTLRFVYAPVLRVVRQGGTRRGAGMATISVGHPDVLDFLTAKDLDREAAEGDISTFNISILVGEAFWTTLQAGGLWPIQAQEVPGKYYLAAQPGSYAGQWPTLPERDIDGARGVPVYTQDGVSAIPAAWLWREIATHAWSTGEPGLIFDDRVNEFSALKNLGERYQIRSTNPCGEIPLTVGEPCDLGAINLAAYVQQGRFDDAAFRADVRTCVRFLDDVLDVNVFALEDNRVASQDLRRLGLGVMGLADALIKLGLRYDSEAGRQAISDIMGALRDEAIAASEQLAEERGVYPVYARHTAQIPHAPRRNVAVLTVAPTGTTSMLMGVSSGIEPVFSPFIWRKIGSEYRALLAPLFVELLETYPPAPNMDDGQGRWNWDRVTEAVSENHGSVVGLDFIPKSLQQVFVCAHDIAPLDHVRMQGVVQQAFDAAGYAANSLSKTINLPNTATVEEIEAAYSEAYRTGCKGITVYRDGSRQFQVLSTSKKKDKKEEAQPEVVAAAQPEVSLPAAEVMGESVVAAAPTAPSAPVATPTYRPGRPVYDRPARLKGVTDMVKLTDPTSGHRRSFLVTVNCLEGHPVEVLVTSGRAGDEANADSEALGRVVSIALQHGVPTEAIIKTLRGINGGLYGSYNGRLVGSKADLIAVALETVDMEASAPKLPALAGGSGEAPVSSGVSVDSMAGEKCPVCEERAVIREEGCLKCRACGYSKCG is encoded by the coding sequence ATGACCACCCCAGCCGTCCCCACCGCCCTGCAGAACTTCGACGAGAACGCCCACCACATTGCCCGGCGGCAGTACTTTCAGCCGGGTGACGGTGACCTCGCCGGACTGTTCCGGCGGGTGGCCGAGTGGGTGGCCCAGGCGGAGGCCCCGGAAGCGCGGCTCGGCTGGGCGCAGCGCTACTACGACCTGATGGCCGGGAAGCGCTTCTGCCCGGGCGGCCGGGTGATGGCCGGCGCCGGCACCCAGCACGGCAACGTGCTGAACTGCTTCGTGCAGGGCGCCACCGAGCACGACCCCAGCAGCTTTGAAGGTGTGATGGAGGTGGCCAGGAAGCTGGCACTCGTGACCAAGGTGGGCGGCGGCAACGGGGTGAACCTGGACGTGTACCACCCGCGCGGCGAGCAGAGCCGCAGCGACGCCGGGGTGCGCGGCTGGGCCTACATGAGCAGCGGCCACGCCGACGTGCAGGACTTCATCGAGGGCATGATGCGCCCGCCCACCCAGCCGGACGGCGACAAGCAGCCGGTCTCGGTGCGCAACTGGACCCGGGTGGTGTACGGGCAGGCGATCCGGCCCGAGCTGGTGGCGCTGGCCCGCCAGAACGGCGTGCAGATCGTGCGGGCGCTGCCGGAGGGCGTGCTGAACGTCGAGGACGACATGGGCGGCATCATCGACGCGGCCCGCGCCGTGGCCGAGCACGGCAAGCTGGGCCTGGAGCCGCGCATCGACCTGTCCGGCATGCGGCCGGAAGGCGCCCCGATCAAGGGCTCGGGCGGCACCAGCAGCGGTCCGGTCAGCTTCCTGCTGGAGATCTTCGACAACTTCCTGGAGTGGGCCAACCGCGGCGGCGAGCAAGCCGGACCGATCAACACCCTGCGCTTCGTGTACGCGCCGGTGCTGCGGGTGGTGCGTCAGGGCGGCACCCGGCGCGGCGCCGGCATGGCGACCATCAGTGTGGGCCACCCGGACGTGCTGGATTTCCTGACCGCCAAGGACCTGGACCGCGAGGCGGCGGAAGGTGACATCAGCACCTTCAACATCAGCATCCTGGTGGGCGAGGCCTTCTGGACCACCCTGCAGGCGGGCGGGCTGTGGCCGATCCAGGCGCAGGAGGTGCCGGGCAAGTACTACCTCGCGGCCCAGCCGGGCAGCTACGCAGGCCAGTGGCCCACCCTGCCAGAGCGCGACATTGACGGCGCGCGCGGGGTGCCGGTGTACACCCAGGACGGCGTGAGCGCCATTCCGGCGGCGTGGCTGTGGCGCGAGATCGCCACCCACGCCTGGAGCACCGGCGAGCCGGGCCTCATCTTCGACGACCGCGTCAACGAGTTCTCGGCCCTCAAGAACCTGGGCGAGCGCTACCAGATCAGGAGCACCAACCCCTGCGGCGAGATTCCGCTGACGGTGGGCGAGCCGTGCGACCTGGGCGCCATCAACCTGGCCGCCTACGTGCAGCAGGGCCGCTTCGACGACGCCGCGTTCCGCGCCGACGTGCGCACCTGCGTGCGCTTCCTGGACGACGTGCTGGACGTGAACGTGTTCGCGCTGGAAGACAACCGGGTGGCCAGCCAGGACCTGCGCCGCCTGGGCCTGGGCGTGATGGGCCTGGCCGACGCCCTGATCAAGCTGGGGCTGCGCTACGACAGCGAGGCGGGCCGTCAGGCGATCTCGGACATCATGGGCGCGCTGCGCGACGAGGCCATCGCCGCCAGCGAGCAGCTGGCCGAGGAGCGCGGGGTGTACCCGGTGTACGCCCGCCACACTGCCCAGATTCCGCACGCGCCCCGGCGCAACGTGGCGGTGCTGACGGTGGCCCCCACCGGCACCACCAGCATGCTGATGGGCGTGTCCAGCGGCATCGAGCCGGTGTTCTCGCCGTTCATCTGGCGCAAGATCGGCAGCGAGTACCGCGCGCTGCTGGCCCCGCTGTTCGTGGAACTGCTGGAAACCTATCCGCCGGCCCCCAACATGGACGACGGTCAGGGCCGCTGGAACTGGGACCGGGTGACCGAGGCGGTCAGCGAGAACCACGGCTCGGTGGTGGGCCTGGACTTCATTCCCAAGAGCCTGCAGCAGGTGTTCGTGTGCGCCCACGACATCGCGCCGCTGGACCACGTGCGGATGCAGGGCGTGGTGCAGCAGGCCTTCGATGCGGCCGGCTACGCCGCCAACAGCCTCTCCAAGACCATCAACCTGCCGAACACCGCCACGGTCGAGGAGATCGAGGCCGCCTACAGCGAGGCCTACCGGACCGGCTGCAAGGGCATCACGGTGTACCGTGACGGCAGCCGCCAGTTCCAGGTGCTGAGCACCAGCAAGAAGAAGGACAAGAAGGAGGAGGCGCAGCCGGAGGTGGTGGCCGCCGCACAGCCGGAGGTCAGCCTGCCCGCCGCCGAGGTGATGGGAGAGAGCGTGGTGGCCGCCGCGCCGACCGCGCCGAGCGCCCCGGTGGCCACGCCGACCTACCGGCCGGGCCGCCCGGTCTACGACCGCCCCGCCCGGCTGAAGGGCGTGACCGACATGGTCAAGCTGACCGACCCCACCAGCGGCCACCGTCGCAGCTTCCTGGTGACGGTCAACTGCCTGGAGGGCCACCCGGTGGAGGTGCTGGTCACCTCCGGCCGCGCCGGCGACGAGGCCAATGCCGACAGCGAGGCGCTGGGCCGGGTGGTGAGCATCGCGCTGCAGCACGGCGTGCCGACCGAGGCGATCATCAAGACGCTGCGCGGCATCAACGGCGGGCTGTACGGCAGCTACAACGGGCGGCTGGTGGGCAGCAAGGCCGACCTGATCGCGGTGGCGCTGGAAACGGTGGACATGGAGGCGTCTGCGCCGAAGCTGCCGGCGCTGGCGGGCGGGAGCGGCGAGGCCCCGGTCAGCAGCGGCGTCAGCGTGGACAGCATGGCCGGGGAGAAGTGCCCGGTGTGTGAGGAGCGCGCCGTGATCCGCGAGGAAGGTTGCCTGAAGTGCCGCGCCTGCGGCTACAGCAAGTGCGGCTAA
- a CDS encoding aldo/keto reductase yields MIEREFGRSGLQVSALGFGAAHIGNHDVSDAEAERVLHRVLDLGVTLLDTARGYGLSEERIGRFLRGRRGEYVLSSKGGYSAEGAQDWTGDSIRLGIEQALQRLQTDHIDIFHLHSPPLETLRQEDLLSALDAARQAGHIRVAAYSGENEALAWAVESGRFGSVQTSVNLADQWSLRHVLPQAKERGLGVIAKRPVANMAWTYPERPTGQYPEVYWDRLQQLQLNPGDLDWTSFALRYSAFAPGVDSVIVGTRSLQNLEHDARIVEQGPLPPELLATVDAAWQQHGHGWGGEV; encoded by the coding sequence ATGATCGAGCGTGAATTCGGCCGCAGCGGCCTCCAGGTGAGCGCCCTGGGCTTCGGGGCGGCGCACATCGGCAACCACGACGTGAGCGACGCGGAGGCGGAGCGGGTGCTGCACCGGGTGCTGGACCTGGGCGTCACCCTGCTGGACACCGCGCGCGGCTACGGCCTGAGCGAGGAGCGCATCGGGCGCTTCCTGCGCGGGCGGCGGGGCGAGTACGTGCTGTCCAGCAAGGGCGGCTACAGCGCCGAGGGCGCCCAGGACTGGACCGGCGACAGCATCCGGCTGGGCATCGAGCAGGCGCTGCAGCGGCTGCAGACCGACCACATCGACATCTTTCACCTGCACTCCCCGCCGCTGGAGACGCTGCGTCAGGAGGACCTGCTCTCGGCCCTGGACGCGGCGCGGCAGGCCGGGCACATCCGGGTGGCGGCCTACAGCGGCGAGAACGAGGCGCTGGCCTGGGCGGTGGAGTCGGGCCGCTTCGGGAGCGTGCAGACCAGCGTGAACCTCGCCGACCAGTGGAGCCTGCGCCACGTGCTGCCGCAGGCGAAGGAACGCGGCCTGGGCGTGATCGCCAAGCGGCCGGTGGCGAACATGGCCTGGACCTACCCGGAGCGCCCCACCGGCCAGTACCCGGAGGTGTACTGGGACCGGCTGCAGCAGCTGCAGCTGAACCCCGGCGATCTGGACTGGACCAGCTTCGCGCTGCGGTACTCGGCCTTCGCGCCGGGCGTGGACTCGGTGATCGTGGGCACCCGCAGCCTGCAGAACCTGGAACACGACGCCCGCATCGTGGAGCAGGGGCCGCTGCCGCCGGAGCTGCTGGCCACGGTGGACGCCGCCTGGCAGCAGCACGGGCACGGTTGGGGCGGCGAGGTCTAG
- a CDS encoding nucleotidyltransferase family protein, protein MTDAEFLAAIQQNPVNAAILERLPDLGLPDAQLVAGALFGTVWNLQGGEAPTRHIRDYDLFYWDPDTSYAAEDRQIQRAEQLFRDLKSPIELRNQARVHLWFPERHGVERPPLLSVQEGIDQFLVRCTCLGVNAAGEVYAPCGLSELEAGVLRPNPRNHTPHLYAAKVQSYRERWPWLTDAS, encoded by the coding sequence GTGACCGACGCGGAGTTTCTGGCCGCCATCCAGCAGAACCCGGTGAATGCCGCCATCCTGGAGCGGCTGCCGGACCTGGGCCTGCCGGATGCTCAGTTGGTGGCCGGGGCGCTGTTCGGCACTGTCTGGAACCTGCAGGGAGGGGAGGCCCCCACCCGCCACATCCGCGACTACGACCTGTTCTACTGGGACCCCGACACCAGCTACGCCGCCGAGGACCGCCAGATTCAGCGGGCCGAGCAGCTGTTCCGTGATCTGAAGTCCCCCATCGAACTGCGCAATCAGGCGCGGGTGCACCTGTGGTTCCCCGAGCGGCACGGGGTGGAACGGCCGCCGCTGCTGAGTGTGCAGGAGGGCATCGACCAGTTTCTGGTGCGCTGCACCTGCCTGGGGGTGAACGCGGCCGGCGAGGTGTACGCGCCGTGCGGCCTGTCGGAGCTGGAAGCCGGCGTGCTGCGCCCCAATCCGCGCAACCACACCCCTCACCTCTACGCGGCCAAGGTGCAGAGCTACCGCGAGCGCTGGCCCTGGCTCACCGACGCGAGCTGA
- a CDS encoding GNAT family N-acetyltransferase, with amino-acid sequence MNDKVLRWLKLTPQVLSALLDHDLEAASALLGVPLGPFFLTEEALWLWRYRLDQMRRDPASAAWVARAVAAEPAGVVVGYAGFHGPPDEAGMVEVGYSVDPAHRRQGYATAMLRDLLEEAGSHAGVQTVRATIRPDNSASLATIRPFGFREVGEQWDEIDGLELIFERPARTPLDR; translated from the coding sequence ATGAATGACAAGGTTCTCCGCTGGCTCAAACTGACCCCGCAGGTGCTCTCGGCGCTGCTGGACCACGATCTCGAGGCGGCCAGCGCCCTGCTCGGCGTGCCGCTGGGCCCCTTCTTCCTGACCGAGGAAGCGCTGTGGCTGTGGCGCTACCGCCTGGACCAGATGCGGCGTGACCCGGCGAGCGCGGCCTGGGTGGCGCGGGCGGTGGCCGCCGAACCGGCAGGCGTGGTGGTGGGCTACGCCGGATTCCACGGCCCGCCAGACGAGGCGGGCATGGTGGAGGTGGGGTACTCGGTGGACCCGGCTCACCGCCGCCAGGGCTACGCCACCGCGATGCTGCGCGACCTGCTGGAGGAGGCAGGAAGCCATGCGGGGGTGCAGACCGTGCGGGCCACCATCCGCCCGGACAATTCGGCTTCGCTCGCCACCATCCGGCCCTTCGGGTTCCGCGAGGTCGGGGAGCAGTGGGACGAGATCGATGGCCTGGAGCTGATCTTCGAGCGGCCGGCCCGGACGCCCCTGGACCGCTAG
- a CDS encoding DNA-3-methyladenine glycosylase codes for MRVARAVLGAVLVRTLPDGRVMAGRVVEVEAYDCPRDPSCTAGRFHAARTVALAEAPGTFIFWVAHNHPLLQVSCREEGVSASILLRALEPLAGIPVMLEHRPVVNERHLTSGPARLVQAMGLAPAFRGAPVNGPDLYLAPGQPLPDERVGVSARVGIRAGQNLPWRFYEQGSPWLSGGKPSMELL; via the coding sequence GTGCGGGTGGCGCGCGCCGTGCTGGGCGCGGTGCTGGTGCGGACCCTGCCGGACGGCCGGGTGATGGCGGGCCGGGTGGTGGAGGTGGAGGCCTACGACTGCCCCCGTGATCCCAGCTGCACGGCGGGCCGCTTCCACGCCGCCCGCACGGTGGCGCTGGCGGAAGCGCCCGGCACCTTTATCTTCTGGGTGGCGCACAACCACCCGCTGCTGCAGGTGAGCTGCCGGGAGGAGGGGGTGTCGGCCAGCATCCTGCTGCGGGCACTGGAACCGCTGGCGGGCATTCCGGTTATGCTGGAGCACCGCCCGGTGGTGAACGAACGGCACCTGACCAGCGGCCCGGCCCGGCTGGTGCAGGCGATGGGGCTGGCCCCGGCCTTCCGGGGCGCGCCGGTCAACGGCCCGGACCTGTATCTGGCGCCGGGCCAGCCGCTGCCGGACGAGCGGGTGGGCGTTTCGGCACGGGTGGGCATCCGGGCGGGCCAGAACCTGCCGTGGCGGTTCTACGAGCAGGGGAGCCCGTGGCTGTCCGGCGGAAAGCCGAGCATGGAGCTACTTTAA
- a CDS encoding M1 family metallopeptidase — MKRLPALLSALVLTSWGLAQPANPAATGYGDRIYPALGDAALDVQHYDLRLRLEAAGAGQAGLSDTLSGQATLSIVARAPLQQLSLDFLGPKVSRVQVDGQPVRFQQGAEKLTVTLPGTRPAGRAFTVTVTYQGTPGLRIDQSDGGLRLGWITQGAGSYVLSEPDGARTFFPCNDVPADGASYTVQLDVPAGYTALASGTPQGSRTAQGRTVTTFELPQPIPTYALGIHVNRLDVVTRPGPDGIVLRDAYPVGLPQNLRTPFASSGEMIGVLQGWLGRFPFATYGVALTEDPGIPALETATLSTFPARQSSERVAVHELAHQWFGDTVRLADWSDVWLNEGFATYAELLWTEQQGGNVPALVQSWYSSVQRAAPRPLVATRPEQLFDASSYLRGALTLQALRLAVGDDPFRRVLQTWVQRYGGQSAGTADFLRLVQQVAGEPGAAAIRPWVEQAALPPLPVAPD, encoded by the coding sequence GTGAAGCGTCTGCCTGCCCTGCTCAGCGCTCTGGTCCTGACCTCATGGGGGCTGGCGCAGCCGGCCAACCCGGCCGCCACCGGCTACGGTGACCGCATCTACCCGGCGCTGGGCGACGCGGCCCTGGACGTGCAGCACTATGATCTGCGCCTGCGGCTGGAGGCGGCCGGCGCCGGGCAGGCGGGCCTGTCCGACACGCTCAGCGGGCAGGCGACCCTGAGCATTGTGGCCCGCGCGCCGCTGCAGCAGCTGAGCCTGGATTTCCTGGGCCCAAAGGTGAGCCGCGTGCAGGTGGATGGGCAGCCGGTGCGGTTTCAGCAGGGCGCGGAGAAGCTCACGGTCACGCTCCCCGGCACGCGCCCAGCCGGGCGGGCGTTTACGGTCACGGTGACGTATCAGGGCACGCCGGGGCTGCGCATCGACCAGTCGGACGGCGGGCTGCGGCTCGGCTGGATCACCCAGGGCGCCGGCAGCTACGTGCTGTCGGAGCCGGACGGCGCGCGCACCTTCTTTCCCTGCAACGACGTGCCGGCCGACGGCGCCAGCTATACGGTGCAGCTGGACGTGCCGGCCGGCTACACCGCGCTGGCCAGCGGCACCCCGCAGGGCAGCCGCACCGCCCAGGGCCGCACCGTGACCACCTTCGAGCTGCCGCAGCCGATTCCCACCTACGCCCTGGGCATCCACGTGAACCGGCTGGACGTGGTGACGCGCCCCGGCCCGGACGGCATCGTGCTGCGCGACGCGTACCCGGTGGGCCTGCCGCAGAACCTGCGCACGCCGTTTGCCAGCAGCGGCGAGATGATCGGCGTGCTGCAGGGCTGGCTGGGCCGCTTTCCGTTTGCCACCTACGGGGTGGCCCTGACCGAGGACCCGGGGATTCCGGCGCTGGAAACCGCCACCCTCAGCACCTTTCCGGCCCGCCAGAGCAGCGAGCGGGTGGCGGTCCATGAGCTGGCCCACCAGTGGTTCGGCGACACGGTGCGCCTCGCCGACTGGTCGGACGTGTGGCTCAACGAGGGCTTTGCCACCTACGCCGAACTGCTCTGGACCGAGCAGCAGGGGGGCAACGTGCCGGCCCTGGTGCAGTCGTGGTACAGCAGCGTGCAGCGCGCCGCGCCGCGCCCGCTGGTGGCCACCCGGCCCGAGCAGCTGTTCGACGCCAGCAGCTACCTGCGCGGCGCCCTGACGCTGCAGGCCCTGCGGCTGGCGGTGGGCGACGACCCCTTCCGGCGAGTGCTGCAGACCTGGGTGCAGCGCTACGGAGGGCAGAGCGCCGGCACCGCCGACTTCCTGCGGCTGGTGCAGCAGGTGGCGGGCGAGCCGGGGGCCGCGGCCATCCGGCCCTGGGTGGAGCAGGCCGCCCTGCCGCCGCTGCCCGTCGCCCCCGACTGA
- a CDS encoding ABC transporter ATP-binding protein: MLPARSTRTVSPAARPRRDFSQLRRLAQFARPYVPLLALGIVCTLFSSGLNLVFPGLFGRLIDASFLRVGNTDTGPLDRIVLLLLGIFALSAAFGAAQSYLLSRMGASVVADLRRALFSHLLTLSPRFFAAHKTGDLTSRLTADVGTVQGVVSTALAQLFSQAVTLVGGVVLLFVTSARLSVVTLAVIPLVIGTAITIGRRIRRVSRQVQDAIAAANANAEEAISGVRVVQSFTAEDQERERYGAGILVSFRAALQRAQLQALMAGVMSFLTFGALAVVLWYGGRQVLSGAITPGHLVSFLFYALQVGITVASLTGIFNQFQEALGASGRIFELLDTRSDLPEASRPAALQQPEGRVAFRDVSFDYGDRGDAPILSGLDFEVPAGQVVALVGPSGAGKSTLVGLIPRFYDVTQGQLLIDGTDVRELALHDLRAHVGLVPQETLLFSGTIHENILYGRPGASDAEVQQAARAANAHDFIVGFPDGYQTVVGERGVKLSGGQRQRVAIARALLKNPRILILDEATSALDSESEALVQDALERLMVGRTTFVIAHRLSTIRTAGRILVLEAGRIIQDGTHETLMASGGLYRELYEMQFRRQAEGAAELDRPAASLTGV; the protein is encoded by the coding sequence ATGCTTCCGGCCCGGTCCACCCGCACTGTTTCACCGGCCGCCCGTCCCCGCCGGGACTTCTCGCAGCTGCGCCGGCTGGCGCAGTTCGCGCGCCCCTACGTGCCGCTGCTGGCGCTGGGCATCGTCTGTACGCTGTTCTCCAGCGGCCTGAACCTGGTGTTTCCGGGACTGTTCGGGCGCCTGATTGACGCCAGCTTCCTGCGGGTGGGCAACACCGACACCGGGCCGCTGGACCGCATCGTGCTGCTGCTGCTGGGCATCTTCGCGCTGTCGGCGGCGTTCGGGGCAGCCCAGAGCTACCTGCTGTCGCGGATGGGCGCCTCGGTGGTGGCGGACCTGCGCCGGGCGCTGTTCTCGCACCTGCTGACGCTCAGCCCACGTTTCTTCGCCGCCCACAAGACCGGCGACTTGACCAGCCGGCTCACCGCCGACGTGGGCACGGTGCAGGGGGTGGTGAGCACCGCGCTGGCCCAGCTGTTCAGTCAGGCGGTCACGCTGGTGGGCGGCGTGGTGCTGCTGTTCGTGACCAGTGCCCGACTGAGCGTGGTGACGCTGGCGGTGATTCCGCTGGTCATCGGCACGGCCATTACCATCGGGCGGCGCATCCGGCGGGTGTCGCGGCAGGTGCAGGACGCCATCGCGGCGGCCAACGCCAATGCCGAGGAGGCCATCAGCGGGGTCCGGGTGGTGCAGAGCTTCACGGCCGAGGATCAGGAACGGGAGCGCTACGGCGCCGGCATCCTGGTGTCGTTCCGCGCGGCGCTGCAGCGGGCGCAGCTGCAGGCGCTGATGGCCGGCGTGATGAGCTTCCTGACCTTCGGAGCGCTGGCCGTGGTGCTGTGGTACGGCGGGCGGCAGGTGCTGAGCGGGGCCATCACGCCCGGCCATCTGGTGAGCTTCCTGTTCTACGCGCTGCAGGTGGGCATCACGGTCGCGTCGCTGACCGGCATCTTCAACCAGTTCCAGGAGGCGCTGGGCGCGTCCGGGCGCATCTTCGAGCTGCTGGACACCCGCTCGGACCTGCCGGAGGCAAGCCGCCCGGCGGCGCTGCAGCAGCCGGAGGGCCGGGTGGCGTTCCGGGACGTGAGCTTCGACTATGGCGACCGGGGCGACGCGCCGATCCTGAGCGGCCTGGATTTCGAGGTGCCGGCCGGTCAGGTGGTGGCGCTGGTCGGGCCGAGCGGGGCCGGCAAGAGCACCCTGGTGGGCCTGATTCCGCGCTTCTACGACGTGACGCAGGGTCAGCTGCTGATTGACGGCACCGACGTGCGTGAGCTGGCCCTGCACGACCTGCGCGCCCATGTGGGGCTGGTGCCGCAGGAGACGCTGCTGTTCTCCGGCACCATCCACGAGAACATCCTGTACGGCCGCCCCGGCGCCAGCGACGCGGAGGTGCAGCAGGCCGCCCGGGCCGCCAACGCCCACGACTTCATCGTGGGGTTCCCGGACGGCTATCAGACGGTGGTGGGCGAGCGCGGCGTGAAGCTCTCGGGCGGGCAGCGCCAGCGGGTGGCCATCGCGCGGGCGCTGCTGAAAAACCCGCGCATCCTGATTCTGGACGAGGCGACCAGCGCCCTCGACAGCGAGAGCGAGGCGCTGGTGCAGGACGCGCTGGAGCGGCTGATGGTCGGGCGCACCACCTTCGTGATCGCCCACCGACTCAGCACCATCCGCACCGCCGGGCGCATCCTGGTGCTGGAGGCGGGCCGGATCATCCAGGACGGCACCCACGAGACGCTGATGGCGTCCGGCGGCCTGTACCGCGAGCTGTACGAGATGCAGTTCCGGCGGCAGGCCGAGGGCGCCGCCGAACTGGACCGGCCCGCCGCCTCGCTGACCGGCGTGTGA